AAGCTCCGAAATCAAATTGATTTCGGAGCTTTTTATTTCTTATATTTAGATTCATAAATAGCAATCCAGTCTTCCACGGTCATTTTCCGGCTTAGTTCACCAATCAGGTCGAAAGGGATATCTTCCACTTTTTTAAAACGAACACAGGACTTGCCCATATCCAGTTTTTTCCTGGAATGTTTTGGGTATTCCTCCACAAACCAATTAAGTATTTCCGGTCTGGAATAGAGCCCCATATGATACAATGCAATAAAATTCTTCTGTGAAGCCAGATTAATAAATGGCAAAGCGGTACCGGGAGTACAATGATACCCTTCCGGATAAGTTTTCAGCGGCACTGCCCAGCCCAGCATTCCATAGCTGAGATTTTCTTCAAAACCATCTGGCAGATTACTGTGGATGGTATCAAAAAGTTTTTTAAAAGCATCCTGTCTTTCCTCAGGAATCTTTGAGATATAATCTTCTATGGAAACTGCCTGAATCTGCATATTTTAATTTTTTCTAAAATACGATTATTTTATAAAATTATATACACTGTACATCTGCACCTCTTTACTGCTCTTTTGTAAGAACATCATTTTGTTTACATTAGGTACATACTGAATCATATTTCCGTCTGCAAAACCATAATTCTGGAAAAAATTCCTTCCTTTATAATCAAGACTTACTTCCTGAGATTTTAAAGTAGCAAAATCAAAAGTCTTCATAGAAAAACCTGTATTCCCGAATGCTCCTTTAGGGTAAAATGCCGAAATATAAAGCTTGTCTCCGGCCTCCACCACATGAATTCTTTTTCCTGTAGATGCTCCGGCTGCAACAAACTGCTTCACCTCTCCTTCTTTGTTAAACTTTATCAGCATACCGGCATCCAAAGTGTATACAGGATCAGGAAAGCGGTTCATTCCGGAAGGCATAGGTCTTGTCACAGTTTCCTGCTGAACAGCCATTAGCACCTCATCTCCTTTTACAATTGTTTTGATCACTTTCACATCACTCATATCTTTACTTCCTGCAAGATTCGTGTTGCTGATCACGGCTTTTCCTGTTTTCATATCGTAGAACATCACTGTTCCGAAAGTACTTGATCCTATAGTAACCGCAGCATTTTTTCTACCAAAAGCTACCAGATAATCATTGTCATTTTTGCTGATTGCATATAATTTTTCAGGAATATACTTATCATCAAAAGCAAGATCTTTATCTTCATTATTAGAAAGCAGTTCCAGCTTATAAGATTCTTTCCAGCCTGCTGCCTTACGCAATACAACTATTTTTCCTGAGTTCGTTAAGGTCAAAGATTTCTCTACATAATCACTGCTCAATGTAATCTCTTTGTTCCATACTACAGAAAGTGTTCTCAGGTCTATTACCTGAACATCATTGATATTATCCGTCTTTTTACTTGAATATCTGTCATTGAAAACAGCAGCATATTTCCCGTTTTCAGAAAAAACTACATATGTTGTACCGGACTTGTTGGTAGATTCAATATTATATTTTGCAATACTTTTTGTAGTAAATGCGCCTTCTTTTTTGCTGAAAACATGCTGAAAAACTTCTTTTCTGTTTTCTTTACCAAAATATTCTTCTGTAAAGGCAACAAATTTGTCATCATCAATCTGCTGCGATCCCAGATAATTGTGAAGAACTCCATTGGTTTTATTAGCATAATCTTTCACGTAAGTATCCACAAGGCTACCGTTCTGATCAAGCTTTCTCATCAATAATTTCTTATGAGGAAAAACATTTCTCATAAGTCCGTCAATATTAATCGCACTGAACATATAAGAATTATAATCATCTGCCAGTACCAGTTTATCATCAGTTTCAAGATTAGCATCCACTGTGAATTTTGTTCCCTCTGTCACTTTCGTCTGTGCATACGAGTATATCGAAGCTGTAAGTAATGCCGAAACAATAATTTGTTTAATCATAGTATTTTCCTTAGTTATTATAAATTTTTTCTTCTAATTTTTTCAGTTCAAGATTGGCATCATAAGACAATTTAATATCTACCAAATGCTCCTGCAGTTCATTTAAATATTTCTCCGCTTCCTGGTAATTACCTAAAGCAATATTCAGTCTTATCAGGTTAAAATAAATATATTCACCAATCTTCTGATTGTAAAGTGCTTTCTTGTCATTATAATTTATTTTTGTCAAAGCGCTTTTCCAAAGGTCAGTCCCTTTCTGCATATTTTCCATAGCCACCTTATTCGGAGCATAATCAGACTTTGCCTGAAGCTTTTTCAAATTGGTTGTAACGTAGATATATGCTTTTTCCAGATCGTCATAGTCGCCTTTATTCTTTACCGTTGCCAAAGTCACTGTAGAATTGATGCTGTGATATCCGAAGTTTTCGTTAATAATATTCCTTGTACGGTCCATTATTCTCTGTAAATATCTTTTTTCCTGAGCATTAAGATTTATTTCATTAGAAGGAACGCTGGCAATTTCTACAAAATCTGAGAAGTAAGTTTTATCTAATTTTACTGTACCATCCTGCTTACCAATAATTCTAGTAGGCTGATTAGCAAAAGTTTTACCCTGGTTATCCTGAAAATTTGTTCTTTCCATTTCAATGACAATATCAAGATAGCTTCCCCCTTTTGAGAAGCCAAGTACATCCATTTGAGAAGCAAGAATTTTGTTGTCTACAATTAAAGCATCCCTCAAGTCAGGCTGCTGATAAACCGGTGTGGGAGGAATATGAAGAACAGGTCTTGCAGGGATTCTTAAAACCGGAGCACCGTTGGTGGCTGCAATCTTTTCAACAGCTGATAATTTATTATATTCTGCGGACTCCAATTTGTATTTTTCCTGAAGTTTTTTCACCTCAGCATCATAGTCTTTCAATCGTTCTCCATGTTCTATTTTAGCAGCATCCACATTCGCCTGATAGTTATCTACCTGCCTTTGGAAATCTTCTCTTGCCCCTCTTACAACATCATCTTTTGAAATATTATAAGGTGATTTCACCGTGATTGTATAATTTCTGTTGGCAATATCGCTGGGAAAAACAGGATCTTTTAAAAGCTGAAAGCTGATGATTTCTTTATCAATTCTCTGAGCTTTGGAATATTGAGAATAAAATAAGGGTATTAAAAAAAGTAGTTTTAAATTATTCATATGTTATTAGTTTTTCAGCGCAAATTTATAACAATTTCATCAACATCAAGAAGAAATAAATTCCCTGACATTTCCAAATAAAAAGGCAGCTATAAAGTGTATAGCTGCCTTCAGAAATTATTAACTCAAAAAATTATTTTTTAATCGCTTTCACTGTAGATTGCGATCCATCTTTAAAATAAAGCGTTACGAAGTACAACCCTGAATTCAGTTCAATCAGGTTAAGTTCTTTCACAGAACCTTCAAAAGTTTTTACAATTCTGCCTGAAGCATCTCCTACCGTTACTTTTCTCAAATCTTTCGTATCTGATAAATACAGTATATCTTTAAAAGGATTAGGATGAACTGCTGCAGTTTTTGCCTGGCGGCCTACTTCTGAAGTGCTTAGCTGTGCACTTTCTACCGTAAAATCATCTACATAAAAGTTGTAATCCTGAGAATCATTTACCGTTCCTGAACTTCCATAAAAAGCAAATACTGTATTGGCACTTGTATTAGCCGTTAGATTATAGATATAGTCATTAGATGAATTGGATGGGCCATTACTTGAGTTCCAGGTCTGCAATATTGTCCACGTACTTCCGCCATCATCGGAAACTATAAAATGAACAATATCATCACTACCCATTGCAGAAGCAGTCGTACCGGAATAAGTTGTTACCCCATACTTAAATTTCACTCTATATCCACCTGCTGAAAGATCAAAAGGTACTGTTTTAAGCCAACCTACCCTATTGACAGAATACAGATTCATGTTGGCGGAAGGTCCGTTAGCTGATGTATTTAAAAAATTACGCTGTGCCCAGTAAGCGGTAGTTCCAGTAGATCCTGTAGCAGGAGCACCTCCGGAAAGAGCAACCGTCCAGCAATTACCGGGAAAGGTTGTGAAATTATTGGTATAGGAAGGTATTACAGTTCCACAGAGAGTTGTAAATGATCCCGCAAATGACCATGCACTTTGGCCTGTTCCACTGCTGCAGTTTGTGCGTACCCAATAGTAGTAAGTAGTGCTTGATGATAAATTACTGATTGTATAAGAAGTACCTGTTACCCCAGAATAATTAGGTACAGTACTGCTGTTTGGAAGAGTACCGCTTGTACTATAATAAATATCATGACTTGCTGCCTGTGTACCTGTGGGCACTGTCCATGAAACCTGAGCTGAATTGGACGTAAGGGCCGCTACAGTTTGCAGTACCGGTGCTATACAAGTGGTATATGCCTCTGCTGAAAAAGCAAAAATATTAGGAATACCAGCTCCTGAACTTTTTGTGACTGTAACACTTTGTATAGGTTTAGTCTGATTGCCCGTATCAATGTTCAGAACAGATTGATACAATCTTGGATTGGAAGTATTGGACTCTAAAACATCATTTCCTCTGTTAATCCTTCCGATTCCCTGAATAGCATAATTAGATCCTCCATACCAGTCAGAAAGATTAATGCCGGAAAATGACTGTGTTGTATTATCCGTAAACGTTACTGTTACATTTACTACAGAGGTGCCACTCCCACTGGTTGAAAGCATATACAGTTTAAAAGCAGCTGTTGGTGTAGTAAACACAAGCGTCCCGTTTTGTCCTGCTGCAGATAACTTCAATGAATTATTGGAGTTTAAATCTGCCAATTGATAGCTGAGGCCGGGTGTGGTGCCTACCACCGAATTGATGATTCCATCTACTGGAATACCATAATCAATTGCTGAACTGGATGAGGTAAGCTTAAAATCTCTGGCTACAAAAGCAAAAGATACTCCGTCAACATCTGTATTGGTTGAGACTGAAGAAGATCCTGTGCCATTGGCAATAACGTCAGCTGTAAAGCCCGAAGAAACCGGCATTGTTTGAAAATTTTGAGCCATCAAGGCGGAGGCGGAGATTAGAGCAACTGCAGGCAGTACTCTAGAAAATAAATTTATTATCATTTTAATCACATTTGACCCAAAAATTAAGAAAAATAACAATACAAAAAAGATTATTTTAACAAAAATACAGTATAAATCAAAAACAAATTAAATATCAACAGTTCATTAATCAAAATTTAATTGAATTAATACAATTAATGATGCACTTCTTATCAATCCTTAATTTTATTATTGAGAAATTAAATCCTATTTTTGTCATACAAATTTTTTGAACAATGCCGAATATTTCAAACAGAGCACTTCATATGCCGCCGTCGCCGGTAAGAAAACTGGTTCCCTTTGCGTTACAAGCAAAACAGAAAGGAATAAAAGTATATCACCTTAATATCGGGCAGCCTGATATTGAAACTCCGGAAACGGCTTTAAATGCTTTAAAAAACATCGATTTAAAAGTATTGGAATATGCACTTTCTGAAGGGAACATAGAATACAGAAAAGCCCTTACAGAATACTATCATTCATTAGGTTTTTCTGATTTAACTCCGGACAATTTCATGGTTACCAATGGAGGTTCTGAGGCACTTAACTTTGCCATTTCCACTTTATGTGACGAGGGTGATGAAGTGATTATTCCTGAACCTTATTACGCAAACTACAATGGTTTCACCAGCACATTTGACGTGAATGTAGTGGCGGTTCATTCAACTATTGATACCGGGTTTGCCTTACCTCCGATAGAAGAATTTGAAAAGAAAATTACAGAAAAA
This genomic window from Chryseobacterium sp. MEBOG06 contains:
- a CDS encoding DUF1801 domain-containing protein; protein product: MQIQAVSIEDYISKIPEERQDAFKKLFDTIHSNLPDGFEENLSYGMLGWAVPLKTYPEGYHCTPGTALPFINLASQKNFIALYHMGLYSRPEILNWFVEEYPKHSRKKLDMGKSCVRFKKVEDIPFDLIGELSRKMTVEDWIAIYESKYKK
- a CDS encoding T9SS type A sorting domain-containing protein, which encodes MPVSSGFTADVIANGTGSSSVSTNTDVDGVSFAFVARDFKLTSSSSAIDYGIPVDGIINSVVGTTPGLSYQLADLNSNNSLKLSAAGQNGTLVFTTPTAAFKLYMLSTSGSGTSVVNVTVTFTDNTTQSFSGINLSDWYGGSNYAIQGIGRINRGNDVLESNTSNPRLYQSVLNIDTGNQTKPIQSVTVTKSSGAGIPNIFAFSAEAYTTCIAPVLQTVAALTSNSAQVSWTVPTGTQAASHDIYYSTSGTLPNSSTVPNYSGVTGTSYTISNLSSSTTYYYWVRTNCSSGTGQSAWSFAGSFTTLCGTVIPSYTNNFTTFPGNCWTVALSGGAPATGSTGTTAYWAQRNFLNTSANGPSANMNLYSVNRVGWLKTVPFDLSAGGYRVKFKYGVTTYSGTTASAMGSDDIVHFIVSDDGGSTWTILQTWNSSNGPSNSSNDYIYNLTANTSANTVFAFYGSSGTVNDSQDYNFYVDDFTVESAQLSTSEVGRQAKTAAVHPNPFKDILYLSDTKDLRKVTVGDASGRIVKTFEGSVKELNLIELNSGLYFVTLYFKDGSQSTVKAIKK